Genomic DNA from Paenibacillus sp. MBLB1832:
TTTAACAAAAACAGTTTTTCTTAATTATGATTCAGTAGTTTATGATTTAACAACTGGTCGCCTATATGATGAAGATTATCGTTTGGCAAAAGAAAAAAATAAATTAGATATCGTGCTTCAAGATAATCCTTTTCCCGAACTAAATGTATTAAGAACTTTTGTATTTAAAACCAAGCATAACATGGAATATTCAGAAAGACTTCGTTCTTATTTAGTTAATTGGAAGGAGCAAAACGTAAAAAATGCTCTTGATTTATTAACTAGTATACAATTAAAACATTATGGAACTGAATATTTAAACAAAGATCAATTAATTAAAGAACTTGAAATAATATAAAAAATAAGGGTGCTATTGCACCCTTATTTTTTTATTCTTAGATACAAGTGGCTTTAATTAGATAAGAAATTTATCTTTTAATTTTTGTATTCCAACCTGCCCTTTATAATTACTTAAGCAATAACAAAAATTGGAACTGCAATCTCGATATTTTCTTGTAACGTGACTATAATCGAATCCACTTTCATTTAACTCTTTTCTTAGTGCATCAGCAGCTGCGTTAAGAAAAATAGTATCATCACTTTTGATCATTAATTTCGGGTCATCTAGAATTATTTCTTCTAAGTACGGAATGAAAGGAAGGACTTCTGTAGTATTCCTAAGTGTAATCATTTCACGATATTTTCCAAGTGAATATTCACTCTCGAAATCTTCAATAGTCAAAAAATAGTTGTTTTCACCTTTTTTCCACCGTGTTGGATTATCCTTAGTTACCCAAATTGGTGGAAGTTGGTCATAAGAAAGAACATCGATGTTAAACTTAAACAGCACAGGACCATAGTGATTTTGTCGAGAAAAAAAAGTATGGAGATCAATGCTGTCGAAAAAGATGTCATTCCATACATTAAACTTTTTATCAATATCATCAGAATTTTGAGGTGTTTGATATAAACCTCTCGCTTCTACTGCACCTCTAGAAAGTAACCCACCTTGTCGCAAAAAAGTACATGCAGTAGCAACAGTATTAGCATGATATAGGTGTGTAATTCCTTTATCTCTTAATTTCTCTAGTACTAACTTTCGATCTAATTCCATTTAGTTCCACCTCTCTATTTTGAGATATTTTAACATAACCTCCTAATTACTGAAAACATAATTTATATTAAGCAAATAAAAATAGCAAAAAAGGACCCGTTTTCTTCTCGTGAAAATTCTAAAATGAAAATCTCATAATGAAAAATAATCTCTGCTAAAGGTTTAAGTGCTGAGCGTAAAGTCTTGTGTATCGTACTTTATGTTTATCATAAATATGTCCAAAGCATGTCGACAAAGTGTCCTTATTAACTAGGTATAGTGAAATCACAAAGAGTTTTGCAAGCTCTGATACCTACTGTACCTTTATCATAAGTAGGACTCGGCCATGCTGTGGGAATTTTCTCCTTAGAAGTTTATCGTCAGGGGTGTAGTGTGAGGTGGAGTTAGATGCCCCAGCTCGTAAGAGCAAAGGTAAGTGAACGTCTGTTTAAGGCGTTTTGTTCATACGGCTACCATGAGCAGAAGAAAATTATACTGGTTTGCTTTTCAAACAAATAGCAGACAAGCAGGGAGCTACGGCAATGAGGAAGATCCATAGGTGGATTAACTCAAACGAATCAGAGAACTGCTTTCCCATTAGGGAAACAGTGCTCATCATATATTACCCTGCTTTAACTAATCTACAATTGAAACGATATATTCTCCTCGAGTGTCTCCTGACTTGATAACGCCCAGTTCTTTAAGTCTTGAAAGATTCTTTGCAATACTCGATGACGAGGCATCCAAAGTATCGTCAAATAATTGTCTATGGAATGTCTCTCCGTCATTCATTCTACTAATCAATTCGAACATTGTTTTCGCATGCCCTCTACCCAATAGTTCGCGGATATGTTTTATTCTATCGTAACGTTGCAGTTCTTTGAGTACCTTGGTAAGGGATGCATTGACGCACTCGAGATAAAAAACGATGAATGGTTTTAAGTTTCCTTGAGTTGCAGCCATAAGCGTATCATAATAATCCTCTATCTTTTAGCGAAGAATTCTTCTACACAAAATGCATCTTTAATCGTGGCAAGGTCGTCGTTCTGGCGGTGAGAGCCATCACTTGAACCTCCTGCTAGAATGACTCTATGTGAAGACTAGCGTAAATCATTCGTGAGGAGGTCATACAATGAGCCAATATCGTGAAATCCTGCTGATTCATAGTTAGGGATCAGTCACCGTAATATCTCTGCCAGTTGCGCCTGCTCGCGCAACACTGTTTCAAAAATCATTCAACGAGCAGATGAGCTAGGAATCGCATGGCCGTTAGAGTAAGATCTAACGGATGGTGAGCTTTTCGGGCGCCTGTTCGCCGAGGTAACACAGGCACCGACCCGCAAGCATCCAGATTACGAATACATCCACAGGGAGATGGCCAAAAGCGGCGTAACGGTTAGTTTGCTTTGGAACGAGTATTGCGAGAACTGCCGGTCGAGCCAAGAGAATTGATAGCCTGTAAAAAGTTGCCCACGGATTAATCTGACTTTGGAGGAACTATTTTGTCCCTTAGACCCGTTTGTCAGGGAGGATGACCTAGGAGAACTTCTAAAGCTTTTGAACAAATGTCCAAAAGCCGATTTTGAGGATTGAGAAAGTAATATTTGTGCAGCGGGAGCGGGGAAAATAATGAATATGGTCATTGTCGAAATTTCCGTAAAACTGCCCGAAGGTAGCAATACATAATCATCAGTCCTGTCCCAATCTTTACCCAAAATCTTTGTAAATAATCCTTTGTAATTTTCGTTTTCTTAAGCTTAGGTCCTGATAGACTGTGCAAGCATATTTTTATACCCTACGGGTTGGGTCTACTTTCGGTACTTGAAATGTACATATATTGACCGTAAATCATCAGTTATTATACTATAGAAATAAATGGTAAAGGAGTAATATTCAATGGCAGATAATAAAACTGACGGGTTCACACCGAAACGTGCTACGATTAGCAACCCCGATACGGTAAGAAAGATGGAGTGGATGAAAGAAAAACTCGGTATCAAAACTGATACGGATTTGGTTTCGATGTCACTTTCTTTGCTTCATATGTGTATTGAACTGCAAGAGCAAGAATACGAAATTGGTGGTTATAAGGAGAAGGGGATCTTTGGAGAAAGAGAATATAGAATGATACACTTGAACTTGATTCGCTGATTCTATTAGAGGCAAGAAAGTTTATTAACATTGCAATTTAAGTTTCGTATTTTCAGAATATAGTTGTCTTTGAGAATGTCTCTCAAATTGTGATTGCTGACATATTTATTTCAACCCATATTCACAAAACAAACCGTATTACTATTGGATTTTCAGGCATTTACGGTAATTACGACTCAACCCCTACTAAATATGTACATAGTAGTGTGTTAACCTTCACGATAACATCGACTGAAGGCCACGCCGCATTAACTGAACAACAAAGAAGCCTAATACTGTATTTATCTGGTCACAAGTATGAGGGAACTTTGCCTTTATCATGGTTCCCTGATATCTTTCGGGATAGTTTATCGATAGTTTAAACTAGTAATAAACTATTTTGTAAAGTGTCTACATCTAAGAGTCTAAGAAGGATGGATGTAGGATGAAGGAATCGAAAAGTACTCGTCTACTGAAATTAAGAGAAGTGTTTACCGAGTATATGCTGAAGAACTTGCACTCGGTATTAAGGAATAGGAAGATTGCTGAAATCTAATGTGGATGCTAAGGGTAACGAAGAATTAACTTTGATTGATGCGGTGATTCGAAGAGATATTTAAAGCTCCTCGATTCTGGTTCTGACATTATCTGTGAAACTGAGGCACACAATCGTCACACATATAAGCATGTTGCGCGGGTATTTAAGAATTATGTGATTCGTATGCTATCGGATGCCGTTTTTCTACCAGAAGGATACTATCACCATATACGGTGGATAACTTACCTAAAAACTTTAATATGCGCATGTGTAGAAAACATTTTCATGTGGAATACGTATGAGGCGAGAATCGTTGGCATCCCATCGGTACTCTTTTTTGTGCCCAAAAATGGTGAGGCGAAAATGAAGGGGGAATTGAGGAAGTTTTTCCAAGTTAGAGTTAGAGTACGGTATCGACTACAAAGTTTGTTTGGGAGACGATTTTTAAATACGAGGTATGAAGATGGAAAAGTCATCGAGAGTATATCTCGGATTGCAACAGAAGTTGGATATTCTATAGATATGGTTGAGGAATGATGCTAATTATTTGAATGTTGCGGCCTGTTCTTTCTTAAAGGGAAGTGCGTTGAATACTTTGAAGCAATACAATTCATTCGCGTGGAGTTATTCTCCTATTTACCTCTTCCAACCCTGAGCGATACCGCTTTCCACTCGCAGCCGCAGAAACGAGACACACAGGATTGTAACGTAAAACGTCATAATTTTTTCTTTTACGTTTGTGTATAGACGTAATGCATTTGGTGTGATACTATAAGTGCGTAAACGTTCCACGTCTTTAAAACAAAAAAAACGTTAGTTTACAAGCGTGTTACGTCTAAATTAAAGAACAAACATTAGGAGGACGATGTAAAATGCAAATTCAACAAATTCAAGCTAACATGCCTAACCTGGGAACCGTAACTGCTTCACTAATGGTGCCGGCAATTCTTTACCTTCACGGTAAGCGATTGTGGTATGCAGCATCGATTCCCATGAAGACACTAGGAAAGTTCGTAACGACTTCTGCCGTAAAGAAAAAGAACGCGGTAATTATCAAAGCCGATATTAAAAATAGGTTTCTTGACAAAGGGCATAAGGAGGAAATCAAAGGTTACATTAAAGAAGAGGATGAGTATATTATTCCTCCTGTCACTCTCGTTTCGTATGATGAATTGACATTTAAGCCGTTTACATTCGGTCAAGAAGGTGAAATGACGCAAGAACAGCTACGGGAACAACTGGAAAGCGTGGGATCGATTGCAGGATTGCTGGTTATCCCTATTGATTACGAATTTGAGTGCCTGGACGGTAACCATCGGACGGTGGCGATACGTGAACTTGGTGCTGAGTTCCCAGAAGCCATCACGGGTGGAAATATTCTTCTCAATATCGTTCATGAAACCCGTAAGAGAAAAATTCGTCAAGATTTTGTGGATGTAAACAAAACAGCGAAGAGCACTAGCCCGTCAATTAACACCCTTTTCAATACTCGGGACCCTTTAGCTGGAGCTGTTACTGATGTAATGGAGGGAAGTGACTACCTTGAGGCTGTTACGGAACTTCTAGCCACTAGTGTCTCGAAGAACAGTAAGGATATTTATACACTAAATAACATCAAGAATGTTATCATTGAGATAGCGGGTCGTGACTCTCAGTCTGGGGCAAGCGGTGAAAAGGCTGTTTCTAAAATGCTCAAAAGTGATCCCGAGCTGAAAGGTCAGTTGTATATCAACGCAAACCTGTTCTTCCAAGAGTTAAAACGGAACAAGTTCATCTCTGGTTGTTTGTCTAATCCGGAAAAAACTCCTGAGATTCGGAATGAATCCGTTTTGACCAGTGGTATTGGTATTGTTATTGCATCACGAATTGCAGGTATTATTTTTGGAACATTCGTTGATGAAGAACAGATCAAGAGAGAGTTAGAGCGTTTGTTCAACTTCGATTGGTCAAGATCAAATCCAATTTTCCTTGGTAAAGTTGTATCGGATGACCAAAGATTGCTAGTATCCCGAGAATCGATAAATACTGCTGCGGAAGCAATTAAAAACCACCTTAAATACTAACAATTCAAGGCACCAGTCCAATATGGTGCCTTTTTTCTTTATCTCCCAATAGTTTTGAATAACTCCTAAGTGTAACATTATTATGGGTGATGAAGAAAATGTTTATTCCTCCAATGCTTCTTCAATACAGTAAAAACAATTTACCTTTTTTACGATCTTTCCACCTTTGCGGAGCTTAAGCGGGACGGTATTAGAATGATCGATTCTAATGGAGAATGGAGAACTAAATTTATACACGAAAAACACTAATGCAACAGCCAAATATCCTGAACAGCACAAACCGCCATTACTGAATGGAACTATCCTTAATTGTGAAATTGTATTCTTAGATGAATAAGGAAAGGCTGATTTCGAGGCATGTAATGCTGGTTTCCGATCGAGTAAGAAGCGTAAGCTTGTCGTATATATGGCCTTTGACATCTTGTACCACCGCGGCGTAGACATAACTGGATTACCTTTGGAAGTTTGCAAGGGCCTATTTGAAGAGGCTTTATAAGAGAAAATGACCACTTTCGAATGTTCGTCCATCAAGGGCAGCGCAGAGGGTTCTTTAATATCGTCTGCCAGCACGGTCTTTAAGGCACCGTGATTTTTTAAAAAAGCTCCAAGTATATGAAAGGCGTCCGATCCTAGTTCTGGTTATCAATTACCAAAAGTAAAAGGCTTTACATTACCGGATATAGGCAAGAAGGAAAACTCTTGGCTGCTCGTCTCTCGTCTATCAAAGATGGAGGACCGCCCAATTGGTGCTTTGGAGATCTGAATAACCCAATCAGCTCGTGAATCAATGTTGCTTGTTTTTCAGTCATATTAACATACCACCTAGCGCACTATGGGTAGTGGCGTTTAACAAACACGTAATTCCAGCTCTTCAAAAGCAAGAATGGCAATGAAGGAACTGGCTACCAGGAACGACGCTGGTCATTTCCCCGTTGAAAGCATTGATGGACGAGCAGGTGCAGGAGTTGAGGAGCAAAAATATTGGGGCCATTGCCCTAAACAGCGATATTTCATTTGAGGAACAACGGAAGTTGCTGCGTTCGATGCATGCATCCAAGCCGAAGT
This window encodes:
- a CDS encoding DNA sulfur modification protein DndB, which codes for MQIQQIQANMPNLGTVTASLMVPAILYLHGKRLWYAASIPMKTLGKFVTTSAVKKKNAVIIKADIKNRFLDKGHKEEIKGYIKEEDEYIIPPVTLVSYDELTFKPFTFGQEGEMTQEQLREQLESVGSIAGLLVIPIDYEFECLDGNHRTVAIRELGAEFPEAITGGNILLNIVHETRKRKIRQDFVDVNKTAKSTSPSINTLFNTRDPLAGAVTDVMEGSDYLEAVTELLATSVSKNSKDIYTLNNIKNVIIEIAGRDSQSGASGEKAVSKMLKSDPELKGQLYINANLFFQELKRNKFISGCLSNPEKTPEIRNESVLTSGIGIVIASRIAGIIFGTFVDEEQIKRELERLFNFDWSRSNPIFLGKVVSDDQRLLVSRESINTAAEAIKNHLKY